The DNA region tttttttaatcttggtcTAATGCTTAGAATGTAAGCATTAATTATATAATCCGAAAACCAAAGATAGACTCACCTTGTCTATTTCACCACTATTTGAAGGATTTGGCCCTGTGAAAACATTAGTACATTAGTACTGAATTATGACTCTGCATTTTTGAGAAAACGACATTGAAGCCTGTGATTCAACTAAATGAATATGTTTGGCTGGGATTTAAGAGTATATGTTGTGTGATTTGGCTTGTTTGATCCAGACAAACCCAcatttttaaggaatagttcCTGAAATCATTCTTATAAATTGACAATATAGGCTACATCTCTTAAGTTGTAATGACTGAAAGTAAACAGTAGATGGAGACTACATGACTACATTTGACCTGCTACATGAAATGACACTGTAGGAATGTGGGTGACACTGGTATACACTcaagaacacatacacacacacacatacattattcTTGCTCtttatctcctctgtgtctcctctTTATTCTGCTCTGAATAGTTCTGATGTCCATATGCATGGCACAGATGCTTATAGTCACACaactacacatgcacacacacacacacacacacacacacaaacacatctataCTCATATACAACCCTTGCACATTCATCCAAATGGCCATTATTACAAGTGATCTTCATTATGCATATTTACGAGGTGCGAAAGCCTCAAATCACAGAAATGCCTTTACACCCTGCAGGAATTTACAGCCATCACATGCAAACCAGCAGTTATTCCCGGCACTTTATGCACATGTCCTTGGTTCAGTTACAGTTTTGTCATCCTACCAAGCCTGTGATATGGACACTGCAGCGCAGCGGCTTGCCAGCACATCCATGGAACCTGAAATGCATCCTCGAGCTATTTCGCTGTGGTACTTAAAGCAGATAAGCCATCGCATTTTCTCACCGCATGCGGCACGGTGAGACGCCGGCGAAGCTACAGCATGGAGGAAGGGACCGCAAAGGCATCTGCTGGCTGCAACTCTTACCTGTGGGGCGGGGCCTCTCGGTGGGACTGGTTCTGCTTTGTTTGGTGCAGGAGCCTCTGCCCTGCAGCAGAGCCTGAAGGGGGCTGTGTTCACGTGGAGGGGGTACGCAGCGAAGCCCCTTGGCGCAACTCAGGGTGTAAACCCCACAGGGCTCCCCTGACGCCAACACGGTGGTGCTGGGTGCCCCGGCCGGGTCCCTGGAGGCCCGGCCCGTGCCCGACGGGTTCCCGTCTTTGCAGGTCATGCAGTTTTTGTGGGGGCCCAAGCGACCCGCCAAAGACCAGGATCCACTGTAGATGATCAGCAACAGGACAACTGGCATCAAGTTGGAAAGGAAAGACATCTTGCGTCCGGGTCTCAGGTTCTCCATGCTCGGTTCTGTCGTACGTGGCTGATGCTATTTCTGGAAGTCTGTTTCTCTTTCCCCTCTCTGTTTCTTTGCTCGCTTTTCAGCTTGGTGAGGCTGCGAGCTGGGAGTCCCCTGCAGTGCCAGAGGATACAAACCGAGAACGAGTGAGAAACGGCAAGCAGCGGCTTTTAAAGATCTGAAAGGCGGTGATagagagcgagagggagagagCACAGTTATGACACCTTCAGGGGCTGggactgagagacagacagacagagagagagagagagagagagagagagagaaagggagagagaatgTGTAAGGGGGggtggaaagaaagagagagagagagagaaggagagagagagagagattatttttccttttagaaATCATCAAGCACTGCTCCAGCTTTCCCTCACCCATTATTGTATCTGGAAACATTCCTTTGCCCAGGATACTTACTCTGGCTATGATGGCTACTTTTTCTGCATCATCTGTGAAAATGTTTCTAGTAATCTTTGCCATGGTAACAATGAAGGCAAGGGATTCCATTTCTCTGCCGACTACGGTAATTTGCTTGTGGGAGAGTCACACCATTAACCCTGTTGCTTCTAAGAATGCTAAAAAGATCAGCCACTTCATAGAAGTCAAGCTTTTTATGTAGCATTGTAGTATTAGTAACTTTTTGAACCTTTTCATTATCTTTCAGATGCAGAAAAACTACTTATTAAAGTTGCGATGAAACTGAAGTGGTGACAGCTCTTTTCTTCCGTATTGTGACATACTTCCAAACATCGAAAAAGACAAAATGTGGAGCAGAGATTTGGTTTGAGGTTCAGTTgcttggatgttgagatgtgggcatTGCACTTAAAAATAATGGATGTAGACGAACCTGAGCTTGGGGTTGGCATTGCCAAgccaaaaagtttttaaaaaaatgacacataCATGGACCAATCATTCAAGATAATATCAACAACAGGTTAAGTTATGATGCAAGACATTTCTGAAGCCCCTACTTTTTCAATTGAGAACACTGGATCTCAACACTATATTTCTTCACACatttaaacaaagcttttaaaaactGAAGGTATAAATTACAGTCTCTGGGCTCACAGTGTCCTGGACATCAATATTTCAACTATTCATAAAAGAGGAGTCGCTGTCTAACCATCCGACATTTCTGTATGGAAATAAAGGTTAGGATCATGATTTTTTCAGTAGGATGTTGCTTGCTTTTGGGATCTGATAATGTTTGGACCCGTTGAcacgtgacgtcagacttaaAAAGCGGACTGAACAAGCACCTGAACTGAGAACGCTGCTTTATGATTGAGTGATTCAACCAAGGGTGATTCTGCCAGTTAATAGATTATTTTGGAGAAGGGACCGTTTGGATAATTGGGGCAGTGTTTTCGCTGGAATGTACACAAGATGATATATGCCAGCAGCTAATAATGCAATCCATCAGCCTAGTCATCCAGATAAATCTGATCTCTTTGGAGGACTTCATAAAGTTCAGAGTTGTCCTTTGGCCCAGATACCATTAATCGAGAGTTTATGAGTCGTCTTTTAATGCCGAGAAGTCTCGGAGTGCTTTTGTTGAAGACGATGAAAATTCCATGCAGTGGCCAAGGGGTTTATACCAACTATTTTTACCATCAGGATGCACCAAGCAGATGGGGTCTCTTACATGCAAAAGCCTGCTTTCAGGTCACACCCGGCTGAAGGGGTCCCATAAGGACAGAGTggtgtttatttgttgttgtcgTGAAGCGGGATGAAAGTTAAGATGTCAAAGATGGGCTGGTATGAGTGCAGAAGGCAAACAGGATTTAGATGATTATCTTATGATATTGACATGTGTGGTCATAGTTCTCTTTCACACAAACATGTTTGCCTTCTGAGTCTCGGTTTGTGCCGCAGAATAGATCTGTTTATCGGTTACGAATACCATTGAACAATCCCAATTTGATAGGCCAGGCCTACTATAGTTATTTAACTTCTGGAAACCACAAAATGTTGGAGTGTTCCTTGTTTGGGGAAAACTCGGCTGGCTGAGGTTTTCTTATTAGAGTTGATTAGTCTTGGCAAAGAACGCAAAAATCACCTGCCGTCTGACATTCCCATCCGTGCCACAGCACGACCCCGTTCTCTGTTTCCACATGTTCTGGCTGGAGAATGTTCCAAGAAGCATGCCAAACTGATGGGGTCTCTCTGTTTCCAGATTCACCAGATTACACGGTTTTCCTCCTCATCTCTGTCTACAAGTCAGAGTTCGATGGCTCTTATGtttctttttgaacttttctgCTTCCATTTATCAGCAGTTTCACAGTGTAACATGCAACAAAAATAAGATGCATGCATCATCCTGTTTTTTAGATGTTACAGCCCATacacttacagtacatttaacTCCTGCAGTTGTTATGAGTCACCATTATAAGGGGCCTTTGGATTGTGCCAAATGTTCTCTAACCCACTTTTCAGCTGTGTGAGGTAATAGAGTGCCAGACAATTTTAATAGACTGAAAATACATCCTCACagtgaatgaaaaattaaaatagttgtGTCAACGCTTGTGTTAATAATGTAAGTGTTTGTGTCACTTCATTAAATGGAGTACTtgattctaattattttattaattagctGTGAGATCATGTACAGTGTGTTTTTACTTTAACAAATGTGATTGTGGCAGTATTCAAGCGATAATATGCAGTCAGCTTTATTGCGAAATATTTACCCTTAAGGTTTATTTTTGCAATGATGACCAGAAGACTGCATATTGTCACTTAAATATAGCCACaatagtgttttaaataaaaaacgcATGATTATACgataataacatattataatttttatctgTAAAATAGGGCCCACACACACATAACGTACTGAACAAAATATGTACATACTTTATGcttataaaattatatgtagtATGTAAAATTGGTCAAAAGCATATTCTCCTGAAGCCCAACTTAACAACCCCTTCGGCTCGCTGCGAAGTTTCTCATTGGTCAAACGCCTGTCAATCAACTCTGAGACGCCTTTCAATGGCGCGCTGCATTCATTCCTCGACTGACGCCATCCAGGAAGAGCCGCTCTCACTTCTGCGAAGTTTGTCAGGTAGCTTAGCCAATGGAGTCGATAGCTAGAAGTAAACATAAGTGGCCTTAGAAACTTATAACGTCTTACCCGCTGATGTACATAAGGTACGTACGGAACGACATAATATATAGATACGTTACATTGTAATGTTTGTAGACATTTAGCGgttttgtagttttt from Cyprinus carpio isolate SPL01 chromosome B23, ASM1834038v1, whole genome shotgun sequence includes:
- the LOC109055706 gene encoding insulin-like growth factor-binding protein 5, with product MENLRPGRKMSFLSNLMPVVLLLIIYSGSWSLAGRLGPHKNCMTCKDGNPSGTGRASRDPAGAPSTTVLASGEPCGVYTLSCAKGLRCVPPPREHSPLQALLQGRGSCTKQSRTSPTERPRPTGPNPSNSGEIDKAPCRKLLNSVLRGLELTIFQSDRDIYIPNCDTRGFYRKKQCRSSKGMQRGHCWCVDEMGNTVPSRAGEDGILPCDGE